A part of Notolabrus celidotus isolate fNotCel1 chromosome 21, fNotCel1.pri, whole genome shotgun sequence genomic DNA contains:
- the LOC117804918 gene encoding uncharacterized protein LOC117804918 → MSNANDETAIMTAVITLRLNMEKKTHECSLCNKTFTEKSNLTRHMKLHAPKEIECDVCGKSFTFKQQLDSHLKQHLYPHIPLYRQGEARLLCSDAAKIVAKAPSKAVDPGWLDPEKAEVAAKKSGGEMWKGQFVITFGKYAGQSFRWLLENDVGWVVWLLSEYCQKGEKNELLKWQKERMLEFVRGFPSVTCHLDKRLEKQESTKQKVAESSVSELQQEPGYASDAELLAAAEQVLDESEVPVSTQLTTWGELAPAVTQDSSNRPSTSQGWPSSTAESSASESSGIVLEGWQKYWEQPLASAQALGIAPPNIRWLKYDERYGLFDGSSKYKNIKGEIVERKLLKEKMEFHPPPPPVSVKGAVPNMMAFFTTPAFFWRPVGVMKAKICCPNTNCPAPPGEYLEKKGFGSYARQVCGMMYNYTLLTEKLKCSHCEKMRQAVSKTHGDADCDEEEEEENSHHMQQYMWLAHSPKILMNLAPAIRSMFPAILCGKRAIDRGVVTLLSDRLNAVSMSKVQRLLQQGHDEWYVQRRDLYQTLLYEAHTAGSSSSQSGILSFVKAPGTYTPPLPQSPLPFARVLRRAHMIMEMERMPVYRAAILSVTGEILCIDGTKKVLKKIYGDGQGTMQYVTSVLNEWGQFLTTVVVAAESEGCYRRMASGLIARFQRANAPAPKVIYADNNCCRDSGSSFLETLFSDWVQKGTVVRLDIRHWLHRWDTVVIKQSHAKYGGFMSALAGALLAYNKDDMMLLVQAVRSGNKELYASYSDEEMIAFLKPHQIRSYVRRITRGVDETASVIESIIAEFKGPAGLDIDGIHLFKSTEAVDAHWAISSKHLSCMQDPPGIQLYVIVKVVVLHGVQLNKYRCRRGSNSLEGLHAHLYNAIPSHRCGVMQFQVYLVAFAVQWNSRMESLRVAGGQGRQTSCMDARQIQRMNRQAEVLFGKDHVLEPNFAAPMPYPDQYRAPEEEELLGVEYAMCQSTSYSARHYYAQRVEEEQACDEEEPAEQSEEEMADEGIDMPAEDDPIDVICRKHAIPTQAEQVEEEDSPALQDVLMTRRHLHLPGIEEVEALALLMLELADNSHLHLVPADLRQKIITAASSLQEHDKTAVNFVKRYESRWGYTLFGRCLGADTPETRAAQKTKFGWMRYPQAAQVTEDSRLLYLVIKMLKNQPPTSHLSSPSKITTSIKGQYKRIVDRVRDDPILCTLSIPLPNLNAKSISNFISREEKKANYRATVTPTSKPHRTVLSHEQMPAAPTLPTSLPPPARPQVQYQDVHHVAGKRRGEKRRLYGEEPELVNRPIQPKPAAATHIAPRLSAAPVLLVVPAQPQAPSMVLHRPSCSFIPVAPPPAPPSKPSMPHKSSKPCGACQVPQCGGQRKRYTPSKDKAAGSSQKMFTYCPATRKSTTSGFDGVVYDSFEHFKNVVDEELAKRKGN, encoded by the exons ATGTCGAACGCGAACGACGAGACAGCCATAATGACAGCCGTCATTACGCTTCG GTTAAACATGGAGAAGAAGACACACGAGTGCAGTTTGTGCAACAAGACTTTCACTGAGAAGTCTAACCTGACCAGGCATATGAAGCTTCATGCTCCAAAGGAAATTGAGTGTGATGTGTGTGGTAAAAGCTTCACCTTCAAACAACAGCTGGACTCCCACCTGAAGCAGCATCTGTACCCACACATTCCTCTGTATAGACAGGGAGAGGCCAGGCTGCTGTGTTCAGATGCAGCTAAGATTGTGGCAAAGGCCCCCAGCAAAGCAGTAGACCCTGGATGGCTGGATCCCGAAAAGGCAGAGGTGGCTGCCAAGAAATCTGGAGGGGAAATGTGGAAAGGGCAGTTCGTCATCACATTCGGCAAGTATGCTGGACAGTCATTCAGATGGCTGCTTGAAAACGATGTCGGCTGGGTGGTATGGTTGCTCTCTGAATATTGCCAGAAGGGTGAGAAGAATGAGCTTCTTAAATGGCAAAAGGAGCGAATGCTGGAGTTTGTTCGAGGGTTCCCTTCTGTCACATGTCATCTTGACAAGAGGCTGGAG aaacaggaatcaacaaaacaaaaggtggCTGAATCTTCTGTTTCCGAGTTACAGCAGGAACCTGGCTATGCGAGTGATGCTGAACTGTTGGCTGCTGCTG AACAAGTCCTTGACGAGTCTGAGGTGCCGGTCTCTACACAGCTTACCACCTGGGGAGAGCTTGCTCCAGCTGTGACTCAGGACTCTTCCAACAGGCCCAGCACATCTCAGGGATGGCCCTCATCCACAGCAGAGAGCTCTGCTTCAGAATCCAGTGGCATCGTGCTGGAGGGTTGGCAGAAATACTGGGAGCAGCCACTTGCATCTGCCCAAGCCCTTGGTATAGCCCCTCCTAACATCAGGTGGCTAAAATACGATGAGAGGTATGGTCTCTTTGATGGCTCATCTaagtataaaaacataaagggTGAGATAGTGGAGAGGAAGCTCTTAAAGGAGAAGATGGAGTTCcacccgcctcctcctcctgtatcTGTCAAGGGAGCAGTACCCAACATGATGGCCTTTTTTACCACCCCTGCCTTCTTCTGGCGGCCAGTTGGTGTGATGAAAGCCAAGATCTGCTGCCCCAACACCAACTGCCCTGCACCGCCAGGGGAATACCTGGAGAAGAAAGGCTTTGGCAGTTACGCTAGGCAAGTGTGTGGGATGATGTATAATTACACCCTGTTGACAGAGAAACTAAAATGTTCTCACTGTGAAAAGATGAGGCAGGCAGTGAGCAAGACGCACGGTGATGCAGACtgtgacgaggaggaggaggaggagaattcaCATCACATGCAACAGTACATGTGGTTGGCACACAGTCCCAAGATTCTGATGAACCTTGCCCCAGCCATCAGAAGCATGTTTCCTGCCATTCTGTGTGGGAAGCGTGCTATTGACAGAGGTGTCGTCACCCTGCTGAGTGACCGGCTCAATGCTGTGTCCATGAGTAAGGTACAGAGACTGCTGCAGCAGGGCCATGATGAGTGGTATGTCCAGCGGCGTGACCTTTACCAGACTCTCCTGTACGAGGCCCACACAGCTGGATCTTCATCGTCTCAGAGTGGCATCCTGTCTTTTGTGAAAGCCCCTGGTACAtacacccctcccctcccccagtCTCCCCTTCCATTTGCCCGTGTGCTGAGGCGTGCACACATGATCATGGAAATGGAAAGGATGCCTGTGTACCGAGCTGCCATCCTCAGTGTGACTGGAGAAATCCTCTGCATTGATGGTACCAAAAAG gTCCTTAAGAAGATATATGGTGATGGCCAGGGCACCATGCAGTATGTCACCAGTGTTCTGAATGAATGGGGCCAGTTCTTGACGACGGTGGTGGTGGCAGCTGAGTCTGAGGGGTGCTACAGGCGTATGGCGAGCGGTCTGATTGCCCGGTTCCAACGTGCAAACGCTCCTGCACCAAAGGTCATATATGCAGACAACAACTGTTGTCG TGACAGTGGCTCATCCTTCCTGGAGACTCTGTTCAGTGACTGGGTGCAGAAGGGTACCGTGGTCAGACTGGACATCCGACACTGGCTGCACCGCTGGGATACTGTTGTGATCAAGCAGAGCCATGCCAAGTATGGGGGGTTCATGAGTGCCTTAGCAGGTGCACTGCTGGCCTACAACAAGGACGACATGATGCTCTTAGTCCAGGCTGTCAGGAGTGGCAACAAAGAATTGTACGCCTCATATTCTGACGAGGAAATGATAGCCTTCCTCAAGCCTCACCAGATCAGGTCTTACGTCAGGCGCATTACCCGTGGTGTTGAC GAGACAGCTTCAGTGATTGAGTCCATCATTGCCGAGTTCAAGGGACCAGCAGGCCTTGATATTGATGGCATCCACCTGTTCAAGTCAACAGAGGCAGTTGATGCTCACTGGGCAATTTCAAGCAAGCATCTTAGTTGTATGCAG GATCCCCCTGGCATACAGCTGTACGTCATTGTGAAGGTGGTGGTGCTGCATGGTGTTCAGCTGAACAAGTACAGGTGCCGACGAGGCAGTAACTCCTTGGAGGGGTTGCACGCACACCTGTACAATGCCATTCCTTCCCATAGATGTGGTGTTATGCAATTccaa GTATATCTGGTTGCGTTTGCTGTGCAGTGGAACAGTCGGATGGAGTCACTCCGGGTTGCTGGTGGTCAGGGTCGGCAGACATCATGCATGGACGCGCGGCAGATCCAGCGCATGAATCGGCAGGCTGAGGTGCTCTTCGGTAAAGATCATGTCCTGGAGCCCAACTTTGCTGCTCCTATGCCCTACCCTGATCAATACAGGGCCCCGGAAGAGGAGGAGCTCCTTGGTGTTGAGTATGCCATGTGCCAGTCAACAAGCTACTCTGCGAGGCATTACTATGCTCAGAGAG TTGAGGAAGAGCAGGCTTGTGACGAAGAGGAGCCGGCTGAGCAAAGCGAGGAGGAGATGGCAGATGAGGGTATTGACATGCCTGCAGAGGATGATCCCATTGATGTCATCTGTAGGAAACATGCTATCCCAACACAAGCAgaacaggtggaggaggaggatagcCCTGCTCTGCAGGATGTGCTGATGACCCGGAGACATCTGCATCTGCCAGGAATAGAGGAAGTGGAGGCGTTAGCCTTGCTGATGCTTGAACTGGCAGACAACAGTCACCTCCACCTTGTGCCAGCCGACCTCAGGCAGAAGATCATCACTGCTGCCAGTTCTCTTCAGGAGCATGACAAGACTGCTGTCAACTTTGTGAAGAGGTACGAGTCCAGGTGGGGCTACACCCTGTTTGGCCGGTGTCTTGGGGCTGACACACCCGAGACCAGAGCAGCCCAGAAGACAAAGTTTGGGTGGATGAGGTACCCCCAGGcagcacaggtgacagaggATAGTCGTCTGCTGTACCTCGTTATCAAAATGCTGAAAAATCAGCCTCCAACCAGTCACCTCTCTTCCCCTAGTAAAATAACAACCTCCATAAAGGGACAGTACAAAAGGATTGTTGACAGAGTTAGAGACGACCCCATCCTCTGCACTCTCTCCATTCCTCTGCCCAATCTAAATGCCAAATCCATCTCTAATTTCATCtcgagagaagagaagaaggccAACTACAGGGCTACAGTAACACCGACGTCAAAGCCTCACCGTACAGTGCTCTCACACGAGCAAATGCCAGCAGCTCCAACTCTGCCAACATCCCTACCACCACCAGCTCGACCTCAGGTGCAGTACCAGGACGTTCATCACGTTGCTGGTAAAAGGCGTGGTGAGAAGCGGAG GTTATATGGTGAAGAACCGGAGCTGGTGAACCGGCCCATTCAGCCTAAGCCTGCTGCGGCCACACACATAGCGCCCAGATTGTCGGCAGCACCTGTGCTCCTGGTGGTTCCTGCACAACCACAGGCTCCCTCCATGGTACTTCACAGGCCATCATGCAGCTTCATACCTGTAGCACCGCCCCCTGCACCGCCATCCAAACCGAGCATGCCTCATAAATCTTCGAAGCCATGTGGGGCCTGCCAAGTACCTCAATGTGGTGGGCAGCGTAAGAGGTACACACCCTCCAAGGACAAAGCTGCTGGAAGCAGCCAGAAAATGTTCACCTACTGCCCGGCAACTAGGAAATCAACCACTTCTGGTTTTGATGGGGTTGTTTATGACAgttttgaacatttcaaaaatgtGGTTGATGAGGAATTAGCAAAGAGGAAAGGCAATTAG
- the LOC117805458 gene encoding uncharacterized protein LOC117805458, whose amino-acid sequence MKRMVDFFPGRVRVSFRKGPSGHLRQDPSDEAMKIKKHPALQDKSPPQKHDLVRTNALTVVFQRGGDVSDKLEVMGEYVLQFGKYKGKSYRWLLENDVGYTVYLFNKVEEEEQAGTFCAQGHSKDSLLSFLEYARSFREVEDLREYLLSRKPVPPAASEDDNTVGFGTRARDTWRQIWESRADGYAAFILGRSCVNNSKMHHLQTYLQKQKKAESCRTPPAVSAASTPPCSSLVMEQDEDLEREMLTLSPSKDFTEPRPLAEVPRATAVPPATAHRTQPEATVSRAAQASYSPKDVTPVKAKVPLPVPPQLLAIAPQLGIKESLPGESSLQNVAPVGAPGDIVHDPALSCPEPPVQQPEAPVPSYDQDVARWNCSQQQKIWMKAEMELLGLWPGSRPVRHAMNMLSLWRHPPQPELIDSVYELPSPKYFQLHPFFIWKPEHQIMERLRNNYQLPCLHGCSTPQVASSGVGRPRVIIGVSGQYYILASRLTCKACKKYWYADKPQWLEKLPKRISNIVPALLTFKKAICKSVMDEMRRSGRSPEDMAKQLTEALHLKFERAHLAYLHSVQNIRDAEAGVYGQKTISGLLRQADTPAPFGGYSDIDGWNGVSLSSHYLVDCLVSEYERQEELLTLLLQGTFGQALRADHTRKVARKVALSTGTMSSYAIMNENWMILSWVMLQSECDQSLHPMYEGLARRYAAAGVDKAQYQWVDRDCCAAFKVLDPGAREHLSWDSWRTTEATVAEATSGNLANVCAARSKFNTGITVKLDLFHCMRRFTRECVSEHHPLYSSFCQFLSAAFIVVDQEDLQRLKEAYTFCRISPANPTKQHIREHCRTKVPQPRELLQRVEDVLQHFFLAKDPNDVLLFKASMLKVWRIQQIHILRGCLSDPEAGEGILYRYGGTLQLNYTKGEGAAVPVWIPVRGTSQQEGFHFHQAQWVTGNRVSSELFQAQAMTGVARWNFQRLVDLKLPGVELPAVFDPLLLAQLNTASLQVTGRAKYPVLHVTSRDTGERFGLRYVEPGCRPVVLSFDKEPQNILAPVAVEPQQQQQQQQQQQQQQQQQQQQQQQQSPSQDEVHPSSAAEASTESQETSSTVQEDPVGAVPVLSSQLSSGAVSHTLPSPSSASVKAETLALMDTGLPLLPVSSSPRATRTGPIKTGGLVQVLDHSRWTGPMRAAIDELLIKHHGEKGLLKQVDADYAAMVHRACTDPNSLLHPTTCQHISRYVKHLAKLKNTSSSLNTSPEKVLETQRLWQSLTSGSQTVSVPVTILPPATLNPPPVTSPQEESMSRAAVEKIVTEILDKQQQHQQQQQQQQQQQQQQQQQQQQKKKLTRNCLACGQPKSRYLGDGSSVHFFYQGSNVKYFYCSTKVYMTYRDQGLNNPRMPFEDFAASPFFQRELEAAKQRGAEWKKVAEERAKRKAAVQLPVGRLCRACHQPLKQGPDSPHVHTYFPGVPGKYIYCPSKVFSLYKAQGMVKEMNWTEFQQSGFFDAEKNRWLTEKPK is encoded by the exons ATGAAGAGGATGGTTGACTTCTTCCCTGGAAGAGTCAGAGTGTCCTTCAGGAAGGGTCCGTCAGGTCATCTCCGTCAGGACCCCTCTGATGAggccatgaaaataaaaaaacatcctgcCCTTCAGGACAAGTCCCCCCCTCAGAAGCACGACCTAGTGAGGACGAATGCCCTTACTGTGGTTTTTCAGAGGGGAGGGGATGTGTCCGACAAACTGGAGGTGATGGGGGAGTACGTTCTCCAGTTTGGAAAATACAAGGGGAAATCCTACAGGTGGCTCCTTGAAAATGATGTAGGCTACACCGTCTACCTCTTTAACAAggtagaagaggaggagcaggcagGGACCTTCTGCGCTCAGGGCCACAGCAAGGACAGCCTGTTGTCGTTCCTCGAATATGCCAGGAGCTTCCGGGAAGTTGAGGATCTCAGGGAGTACCTACTTTCCAGGAAGCCCGTACCACCAGCGGCGTCAGAGGATGACAACACTGTTGGCTTTGGAACCAGGGCCAGGGATACCTGGAGGCAGATCtgggagagcagagcagatggTTACGCTGCCTTTATTTTAGGTCGTAGCTGTGTAAACAACAGCAAAATGCACCATCTGCAGACCTATCTCCAGAAGCAGAAGAAAGCCGAGTCCTGCCGAACACCTCCAGCAGTCTCTGCTGCCTCCACACCACCATGCAGCAGTCTGG TGATGGAGCAGGATGAGGACCTGGAGAGGGAAATGCTCACTCTGTCCCCATCTAAGGATTTCACTGAGCCAC GGCCACTAGCAGAAGTCCCAAGGGCCACAGCTGTGCCTCCAGCAACAG CACACAGGACTCAGCCAGAGGCCACAGTCTCCAGAGCTGCTCAGGCCAGTTACTCCCCTAAAGATGTCACCCCGGTAAAAG CCAAGGTCCCATTACCAGTGCCGCCCCAGCTGCTTGCCATTGCTCCACAGCTCGGGATTAAAGAGTCTCTTCCTGGAG AGTCATCTTTACAGAACGTGGCTCCTGTTGGAGCACCGGGAGACATCGTCCATGACCCAG CTCTGTCCTGTCCAGAACCTCCAGTCCAGCAGCCTGAAGCGCCCGTCCCCTCCTATGATCAGGATGTTGCTAGGTGGAACTGCTCCCAACAGCAGAAAATATGGATGAAGGCTGAGATGGAATTACTTGGGCTCTGGCCAGGTTCACGTCCAGTGCGGCACGCCATGAACATGCTGTCTCTGTGGCGTCATCCACCTCAGCCTGAGCTCATAGATTCAGTCTATGAGCTGCCGTCGCCCAAGTACTTTCAGCTGCATCCATTTTTCATCTGGAAGCCGGAGCACCAGATCATGGAGAGGCTGAGGAACAACTATCAGCTGCCTTGTCTCCATGGTTGTTCCACTCCGCAGGTAGCTTCCTCTGGCGTTGGGCGGCCAAGAGTGATCATCGGCGTCAGCGGCCAGTACTACATCCTAGCTTCGCGGCTCACCTGCAAAGCTTGCAAAAAGTACTGGTACGCTGACAAGCCCCAATGGCTGGAGAAGCTACCGAAGCGCATCAGCAACATCGtgccagctctcctcaccttcaaaaaGGCCATCTGCAAGTCTGTGATGGACGAGATGAGGCGCAGCGGCAGATCACCAGAGGACATGGCGAAGCAGCTGACGGAGGCGCTCCACCTGAAGTTTGAGAGAGCTCACCTGGCCTACCTGCACAGCGTCCAGAACATCAGGGACGCTGAAGCAGGAGTCTACGGTCAGAAGACCATCTCTGGGCTCCTCAGACAGGCGGACACTCCCGCTCCATTCGGTGGGTACTCCGACATCGACGGCTGGAACGGAGTGTCCCTCTCATCTCACTACCTGGTGGACTGCCTGGTCAGTGAGTATGAGCGGCAGGAGGAGCTCctcactctgctgcttcaggggaCCTTTGGACAGGCGCTCAGGGCGGATCACACCCGCAAGGTGGCTAGGAAGGTCGCCCTCTCCACCGGCACAATGTCTTCCTACGCCATCATGAATGAGAACTGGATGATCCTGAGCTGGGTGATGCTGCAGTCAGAGTGCGACCAGTCACTTCACCCGATGTATGAGGGTCTGGCTCGTCGCTACGCTGCAGCTGGAGTGGACAAGGCCCAGTACCAGTGGGTGGACAG ggACTGCTGTGCAGCCTTTAAGGTCCTGGATCCTGGGGCTCGGGAGCACCTCTCGTGGGACAGCTGGAGGACAACAGAGGCTACAGTGGCAGAGGCAACCTCAGGAAACCTGGCTAATGTCTGTGCTGCGAGGAGCAAGTTTAACACTGGCATTACTGTCAAGTTAGACTTGTTTCACTGCATGCGGCGTTTTACCAGGGAGTGTGTCTCTGAGCACCATCCTCTGTACAGCTCCTTTTGCCagttcctctctgcagctttcatCGTTGTGGACCAGGAGGATCTTCAACGGCTGAAGGAGGCGTACACGTTCTGCAGAATCTCTCCTGCTAACCCCACCAAGCAGCACATCAGAGAGCACTGCAGGACGAAGGTGCCACAGCCCcgagagctgctgcagagggtTGAAGACGTCCTTCAACACTTCTTCCTGGCAAAGGATCCCAACGATGTGCTCCTCTTTAAAGCCTCCATGCTGAAAGTGTGGAGGATTCAGCAGATCCACATCCTCAGAGGCTGCCTGAGTGATCCAGAGGCTGGGGAGGGAATCCTTTACAGGTATGGTGGCACTCTGCAGCTCAACTACACCAAGGGCGAGGGAGCTGCTGTACCTGTTTGGATCCCCGTAAGAGGCACGTCTCAGCAGGAGGGGTTCCACTTTCACCAGGCACAGTGGGTGACAGGCAACCGGGTGTCCAGTGAGCTGTTTCAGGCCCAAGCCATGACGGGAGTGGCGCGCTGGAACTTCCAGAGGCTGGTGGACCTGAAACTACCCGGTGTGGAGCTCCCTGCTGTGTTCGACCCTCTGTTACTTGCCCAGCTGAACACAGCATCTTTGCAGGTGACAGGGAGGGCAAAATACCCAGTCCTCCATGTGACCTCCAGGGACACAGGGGAGAGGTTTGGGCTGCGCTATGTGGAGCCAGGCTGCCGTCCTGTTGTTCTGAGCTTTGACAAGGAGCCTCAGAACATTTTAGCTCCGGTAGCCGTggagccgcagcagcagcagcagcagcagcagcagcagcagcagcagcagcagcagcagcagcagcagcagcagcagcagagtccttCCCAGGATGAAGTGCatccctcctctgctgctgaagcctccacagagtctcag GAAACCAGTAGCACCGTGCAGGAGGATCCAGTGGGAGCTGTGCCGGTCCTGTCATCTCAGCTGAGCTCTGGCGCAGTGTCCCACACCCTGCCTTCACCCTCGTCTGCCTCAGTCAAAGCAGAAACACTGGCTTTGATGGACACAG GCTTGCCGTTGCTACccgtttcctcctctcctcgggCCACCCGCACTGGTCCCATCAAGACAGGTGGTCTGGTTCAGGTCCTGGACCACAGCCGGTGGACAGGGCCCATGAGAGCGGCCATCGATGAGCTCCTGATAAAGCACCACGGGGAAAAAGGCCTGTTGAAGCAGGTGGATGCAGACTATGCTGCCATGGTGCATAGGGCATGCACTGACCCCAACAGCCTTCTGCATCCTACCACCTGCCAGCATATCTCGAGATATGTAAAGCATCTGGCCAAACTAAAAAACACCAGCTCCTCTCTCAACACCAGCCCAGAGAAAGTCCTGGAGACTCAGAGGCTGTGGCAGAGTTTGACCTCTGGCAGCCAAACAGTCAGTGTTCCTGTCACAATCCTTCCTCCAGCTACTCTCAATCCTCCACCTGTGACTTCCCCCCAGGAGGAGTCAATGAGCCGGGCTGCAGTGGAGAAGATAGTGACAGAGATTCTggacaagcagcagcagcatcaacaacaacaacaacaacaacaacaacaacaacaacaacaacaacaacaacaacagcagaagaagaagttgacCAGGAACTGTTTGGCATGTGGTCAGCCAAAGTCCAGATATCTTGGCGATGGCTCTTCAGTCCACTTCTTCTATCAAGGCAGCAATGTGAAATATTTCTATTGCTCCACAAAGGTCTATATGACCTACAGGGATCAGGGCCTAAACAATCCCAGAATGCCTTTTGAGGACTTTGCTGCCTCTCCATTTTTTCAGCGGGAGTTGGAGGCTGCCAAACAGAGGGGGGCAGAATGGAAGAAGGTGGCAGAGGAGAGGGCAAAGAGGAAGGCTGCAGTGCAGCTGCCAGTGGGTCGCCTGTGCAGGGCCTGTCACCAGCCATTAAAGCAGGGTCCAGACAGCCCTCATGTACATACATACTTCCCGGGGGTGCCAGGGAAGTACATCTACTGCCCCTCCAAAGTTTTCTCCTTGTACAAGGCACAGGGTATGGTCAAGGAGATGAACTGGACAGAGTTTCAGCAGTCTGGCTTTTTTGACGCTGAAAAGAACAGATGGCTCACAGAAAAGCCAAAGTGA
- the LOC117805457 gene encoding uncharacterized protein LOC117805457, with product MHHLQTYLQKQKKAESCRTPPAVSAASTPPCSSLVMEQDEDLEREMLTLSPSKDFTEPRPQAEVPRATAVPPATARRTQPEATVSRAAQASYSPKDVTPVKAKVPLPVPPQLLAIAPQLGIKESLPGESSLQNVAPVGAPGDTVHDPALSCPEPPVQQPEAPVPSYDQDVARWNCSQQQKIWMKAEMELLGLWPGSRPVRHAMNMLSLWRHPPQPELIDSVYELPSPKYFQLHPFFIWKPEHQIMERLRNNYQLPCLHGCSTPQVASSGVGRPRVIIGVSGQYYILASRLTCKACKKYWYADKPQWLEKLPKRISNIVPALLTFKKAICKSVMDEMRRSGRSPEDMAKQLTEALHLKFERAHLAYLHSVQNIRDAEAGVYGQKTISGLLRQADTPAPFGGYSDIDGWNGVSLSSHYLVDCLVSEYERQEELLTLLLQGTFGQALRADHTRKVARKVALSTGTMSSYAIMNENWMILSWVMLQSECDQSLHPMYEGLARRYAAAGVDKAQYQWVDRDCCAAFKVLDPGAREHLSWDSWRTTEATVAEATS from the exons ATGCACCATCTGCAGACCTATCTCCAGAAGCAGAAGAAAGCCGAGTCCTGCCGAACACCTCCAGCAGTCTCTGCTGCCTCCACACCACCATGCAGCAGTCTGG TGATGGAGCAGGATGAGGACCTGGAGAGGGAAATGCTCACTCTGTCCCCATCTAAGGATTTCACTGAGCCAC GGCCACAAGCAGAAGTCCCAAGGGCCACAGCTGTGCCTCCAGCAACAG CACGCAGGACTCAGCCAGAGGCCACAGTCTCCAGAGCTGCTCAGGCCAGTTACTCCCCTAAAGATGTCACCCCGGTAAAAG CCAAGGTCCCATTACCAGTGCCGCCCCAGCTGCTTGCCATTGCTCCACAGCTCGGGATTAAAGAGTCTCTTCCTGGAG AGTCATCTTTACAGAACGTGGCTCCTGTTGGAGCACCGGGAGACACCGTCCATGACCCAG CTCTGTCCTGTCCAGAACCTCCAGTCCAGCAGCCTGAAGCGCCCGTCCCCTCCTATGATCAGGATGTTGCTAGGTGGAACTGCTCCCAACAGCAGAAAATATGGATGAAGGCTGAGATGGAATTACTTGGGCTCTGGCCAGGTTCACGTCCAGTGCGGCACGCCATGAACATGCTGTCTCTGTGGCGTCATCCACCTCAGCCTGAGCTCATAGATTCAGTCTATGAGCTGCCGTCGCCCAAGTACTTTCAGCTGCATCCATTTTTCATCTGGAAGCCGGAGCACCAGATCATGGAGAGGCTGAGGAACAACTATCAGCTGCCTTGTCTCCATGGTTGTTCCACTCCGCAGGTAGCTTCCTCTGGCGTTGGGCGGCCAAGAGTGATCATCGGCGTCAGCGGCCAGTACTACATCCTAGCTTCGCGGCTCACCTGCAAAGCTTGCAAAAAGTACTGGTACGCTGACAAGCCCCAATGGCTGGAGAAGCTACCGAAGCGCATCAGCAACATCGtgccagctctcctcaccttcaaaaaGGCCATCTGCAAGTCTGTGATGGACGAGATGAGGCGCAGCGGCAGATCACCAGAGGACATGGCGAAGCAGCTGACGGAGGCGCTCCACCTGAAGTTTGAGAGAGCTCACCTGGCCTACCTGCACAGCGTCCAGAACATCAGGGACGCTGAAGCAGGAGTCTACGGTCAGAAGACCATCTCTGGGCTCCTCAGACAGGCGGACACTCCCGCTCCATTCGGTGGGTACTCCGACATCGACGGCTGGAACGGAGTGTCCCTCTCATCTCACTACCTGGTGGACTGCCTGGTCAGCGAGTATGAGCGGCAGGAGGAGCTCctcactctgctgcttcaggggaCCTTTGGACAGGCGCTCAGGGCGGATCACACCCGCAAGGTGGCTAGGAAGGTCGCCCTCTCCACCGGCACAATGTCTTCCTACGCCATCATGAATGAGAACTGGATGATCCTGAGCTGGGTGATGCTGCAGTCAGAGTGCGACCAGTCACTTCACCCGATGTATGAGGGTCTGGCTCGTCGCTACGCTGCAGCTGGAGTGGACAAGGCCCAGTACCAGTGGGTGGACAG ggACTGCTGTGCAGCCTTTAAGGTCCTGGATCCTGGGGCTCGGGAGCACCTCTCGTGGGACAGCTGGAGGACAACAGAGGCTACAGTGGCAGAGGCAACCTCATGA